A window of the candidate division KSB1 bacterium genome harbors these coding sequences:
- a CDS encoding response regulator — MDRATRIMIVEDLNITALDLKNRLRKMGYEVAALAGSGEEAIQKAEQVRPDLILMDIRLKGEMDGVEAAERIRQKLDIPVIYLTAHADDSTLQRAMETRPYGYVLKPFGEKELRITIEMALHRHREESKLRDQAGTPAQVQ; from the coding sequence ATGGACCGAGCCACTCGCATCATGATTGTCGAGGACCTCAACATCACGGCCCTGGACCTCAAGAATCGGCTGCGCAAGATGGGCTACGAGGTGGCGGCCTTAGCAGGGTCAGGGGAGGAGGCGATCCAGAAGGCGGAGCAGGTGCGGCCGGACCTTATCCTCATGGATATCCGCCTCAAGGGAGAGATGGACGGCGTGGAGGCGGCAGAGAGGATCCGGCAGAAATTGGACATTCCGGTCATTTACCTGACCGCGCACGCCGACGACTCCACCCTGCAACGGGCAATGGAGACCAGGCCCTACGGGTATGTGCTGAAGCCCTTCGGGGAGAAGGAGCTGCGCATTACCATCGAGATGGCCTTGCATCGCCACCGCGAGGAGAGCAAACTGCGCGACCAGGCCGGCACCCCTGCCCAGGTGCAATGA
- a CDS encoding PAS domain S-box protein yields MKKEHHVDDHSPHRGDLHRARITVLALAFALIGAMHAYYYFVRGLPVGNDALAWLLALGGAAALVEGTFRLLERRQASLEREINLCLQADVEQQRAQEQLRRYNQALTRLTTSPLLFSGNLAAALQQITETSAHTLEVARVGVWMYVEERTKIRCLNLYELAANRHTSGQELCADHYPTYFRALEEERVIPAHDARADDTTKEFAAEYLEPLGIASMLDAPIRVNGVTVGVLCHEHVGPLRQWSVEEQAFASSMADMVALAMEASERCRAEESLRESERSLRSIFDNMEEIYFLADNSGLLRKLSPAVERYGYRRQELIGRHVETVFFSAEERASFLAALAKQRSVRDFEVRLKYADGTPFHASISARLILDDDGHCTSTEGIVRDISERKCQEAALKEAKWLYETLVRTSPEAIVLVDPEGIFVAANERAARLFGFASPADMVGRPAVVVLPKEAHERARSMLPSCLPGQVVEREHTLLRKDRSSFLAEVSASAIHAADGKLRGYVAIVRDVTARKQAEQEIERRQKYLESVLVNSPSAIVTLDKNHRVVEWNKAAEHIFGYSREEALGKDIDELIAKGDVRKEAMGLTRHVLSGKDILAHEAMRLRKDGTPVDVIVSGSPIRVGDQLHGVVAVYTDISERKRSQAALQESEERFRNLVETSPDGIVSHSQGKVIFANRAAARILGYEGPEAMVGGSVMECVHPDYRQTVLERVWKMMATGEPVPAIEEKFLRADGTVVDVEVAASPVVVDGQLASQVVFRDITARKREEKVREAIYKLSEAANSADDLQALFHSIHAIVGELMPARNFYIALYHPETGTLSFPYFVDENDEPPKPRKLGRGLTEHVLKKGTALLVPREGFAELIASGEVDAIGTPSVDWLGVPLVGTTGTIGVLAVQSYTEGVRFGEEEKRILQFVSNQAAMAIERKRSSEQLKTSLKEKEVLLKEIHHRVKNNMQVISSMLNLQSGCIANPEVEAVLRDSQNRLRSMALIHEKLYQSRDLSRIDFSDYIRKLTDDLFRSYSVNPERITLTTHAEDVSLGIDAAIPCGLIINELVSNCLKHAFPGGRSGQVQVSLVPKNGMYELTVKDDGVGFPKDLDFRNTDSLGLQLVTTLTDQLDGTIELNCNGKGTEFRILFKRDE; encoded by the coding sequence ATGAAAAAGGAGCACCACGTGGATGACCATTCTCCGCACCGAGGGGACCTGCACCGCGCCAGGATAACTGTGCTTGCCCTGGCATTTGCCCTTATTGGGGCAATGCATGCGTACTACTACTTTGTCCGCGGCCTGCCGGTGGGCAACGACGCGCTGGCCTGGCTGCTTGCGCTCGGGGGGGCAGCTGCCCTGGTGGAAGGGACCTTTCGCCTGCTGGAACGAAGGCAGGCCTCTTTGGAGCGTGAGATCAACCTTTGCCTCCAGGCAGATGTGGAACAGCAGCGGGCGCAAGAACAGTTGCGGCGCTACAATCAGGCGTTGACCCGGCTCACCACCAGCCCGCTGCTGTTCAGCGGCAATCTCGCTGCTGCCCTGCAGCAGATCACGGAGACCTCGGCCCACACCCTGGAGGTGGCGCGCGTGGGCGTGTGGATGTACGTGGAGGAACGCACGAAGATCCGCTGCCTCAACCTCTACGAGCTGGCCGCCAACCGCCACACCTCTGGTCAGGAGCTGTGCGCCGACCACTACCCCACCTATTTCCGCGCCTTGGAAGAGGAACGGGTGATCCCGGCGCACGATGCACGGGCGGACGACACGACCAAGGAGTTTGCGGCCGAGTATTTGGAGCCTCTGGGCATCGCCTCCATGCTGGATGCGCCGATTCGGGTCAACGGTGTCACCGTAGGCGTGCTCTGCCACGAACATGTGGGCCCTCTGCGGCAGTGGAGCGTGGAAGAGCAAGCCTTTGCCAGCTCCATGGCCGACATGGTTGCCCTGGCCATGGAGGCAAGCGAGCGCTGCCGCGCCGAAGAGTCCCTGCGCGAAAGCGAGCGGAGCCTGCGCAGCATCTTCGACAATATGGAAGAGATCTACTTCCTGGCGGACAACTCCGGCCTCTTGCGCAAATTGAGCCCGGCCGTGGAGCGCTACGGGTACAGGCGCCAGGAGCTTATCGGCAGGCATGTCGAGACGGTGTTCTTCAGCGCGGAGGAGCGGGCGTCGTTCTTGGCGGCGTTGGCCAAGCAGCGCTCGGTGAGGGACTTTGAGGTGCGCCTCAAGTACGCCGACGGCACGCCGTTCCATGCTTCCATCAGCGCCCGCTTGATTCTTGACGACGATGGGCACTGCACCAGCACCGAAGGCATTGTGCGCGATATCTCCGAGCGCAAGTGCCAGGAGGCGGCGCTCAAAGAGGCGAAGTGGTTGTACGAAACCCTGGTGCGTACCTCCCCGGAAGCCATTGTGCTCGTGGACCCGGAGGGCATCTTTGTGGCAGCTAATGAACGGGCAGCCCGGCTGTTTGGCTTTGCCTCGCCGGCCGACATGGTGGGCAGGCCGGCAGTTGTCGTCCTGCCCAAAGAGGCACACGAGCGCGCGCGCAGCATGTTGCCTTCGTGCCTTCCCGGTCAGGTCGTGGAACGGGAGCACACCCTTCTCCGCAAGGATAGGAGCAGTTTCCTGGCCGAAGTGAGCGCGTCGGCCATCCACGCGGCTGACGGCAAGCTCCGCGGCTATGTGGCCATCGTGCGCGACGTGACCGCACGCAAACAGGCCGAGCAGGAAATCGAGCGCCGGCAAAAGTACTTGGAGTCGGTGCTGGTCAACTCGCCCAGCGCCATTGTCACCCTAGACAAGAATCACCGTGTGGTGGAGTGGAACAAGGCCGCAGAGCACATCTTCGGCTACTCCCGCGAGGAGGCGCTGGGCAAGGATATCGACGAGCTCATCGCCAAAGGGGACGTGCGCAAGGAAGCGATGGGTCTCACCCGGCACGTGCTGAGCGGCAAGGACATCCTGGCGCACGAGGCGATGCGCCTGCGCAAGGACGGCACGCCGGTGGACGTCATCGTCTCGGGCTCGCCCATTCGTGTCGGCGACCAATTGCATGGCGTGGTGGCGGTGTACACGGACATCTCCGAGCGCAAGCGTTCCCAGGCTGCCCTGCAGGAGAGCGAAGAGCGCTTCCGCAACTTAGTGGAAACCTCCCCGGACGGGATCGTCAGCCACAGCCAGGGCAAGGTGATATTTGCCAACCGGGCCGCTGCCCGCATCCTCGGCTACGAAGGCCCTGAGGCAATGGTCGGCGGGTCGGTCATGGAGTGCGTGCACCCCGACTACCGGCAGACCGTCCTCGAACGTGTGTGGAAGATGATGGCTACCGGCGAACCGGTGCCCGCCATCGAGGAAAAGTTCCTCCGTGCAGACGGTACGGTGGTGGACGTGGAGGTGGCAGCCAGTCCCGTGGTGGTCGACGGCCAGTTGGCCTCGCAGGTGGTCTTTCGGGACATCACCGCCCGCAAGCGTGAGGAGAAGGTGCGCGAGGCTATCTACAAGCTGTCCGAGGCGGCCAACAGCGCCGACGATTTGCAGGCGCTCTTCCACTCCATTCACGCCATCGTCGGGGAGCTGATGCCGGCACGCAACTTTTACATCGCGCTCTACCACCCAGAGACCGGCACGTTGAGCTTTCCCTACTTTGTGGACGAAAACGACGAGCCGCCCAAACCGCGCAAGCTGGGCAGAGGGCTGACCGAGCATGTGCTCAAGAAAGGTACCGCGCTGTTGGTCCCGCGCGAGGGCTTTGCGGAATTGATAGCCAGCGGTGAGGTGGATGCCATCGGCACGCCCTCGGTGGATTGGTTAGGGGTGCCACTGGTCGGCACCACCGGCACCATCGGCGTGCTCGCGGTGCAGAGCTACACCGAGGGGGTGCGCTTCGGGGAGGAGGAGAAACGGATCCTGCAGTTCGTCTCCAATCAGGCGGCTATGGCCATCGAGCGCAAGCGTTCCAGCGAGCAGCTCAAGACCTCCCTCAAGGAGAAGGAGGTGCTGCTCAAAGAAATCCACCACCGGGTAAAGAACAACATGCAGGTCATCTCCAGCATGCTCAATCTGCAATCCGGGTGCATCGCCAATCCGGAGGTGGAGGCAGTGCTCAGGGACAGCCAGAACCGGCTGCGCTCTATGGCGCTCATTCATGAGAAACTCTACCAGTCGCGCGACCTGAGCCGGATCGATTTCAGCGACTACATTCGCAAGCTCACCGACGATCTGTTCCGTTCGTACAGCGTGAACCCGGAGCGCATCACACTGACCACGCATGCCGAGGATGTTTCGTTGGGCATCGATGCCGCCATTCCCTGCGGCTTAATCATCAATGAGCTGGTGTCCAACTGCTTGAAACATGCCTTCCCGGGCGGCAGAAGCGGCCAGGTGCAGGTCAGCTTGGTGCCGAAGAACGGCATGTACGAGTTGACGGTCAAGGATGACGGCGTGGGCTTTCCCAAAGACCTCGACTTTCGCAATACCGACTCGTTGGGGCTGCAGTTGGTGACGACGCTCACCGACCAGTTAGACGGCACCATCGAGCTCAACTGCAACGGAAAAGGCACGGAGTTCAGGATTCTGTTCAAGCGAGATGAATAG
- a CDS encoding sigma-54 dependent transcriptional regulator: MAKLSVLIVEDDPLGGRFVRDAIQRLGYDVTLVHDGATALELAGKQSFALVLTDLKMEGVNGMDVLCGVKRLHPETEVVIMTAYGTIDNAVEAMKKGAFDYITKPIAPEELRLVVERVQERQQLVAENRFLRAELQKQQAVSTLLGSSLAMQRIRETVQMVAPTSAAVLIEGETGTGKEVVANAIELASPRHGKPFVKVNCGALPHTLLESELFGHERGAFTGAVAQVKGRFELADGGTLLLDEIADLDKSMQVKLLRVLQFGEFERIGSGRTLQTDVRIIATTNRNLLEEVKRDRFRKDLYFRLNTLCIRIPPLRERPEDIPVLAEHFLAGFVARNGERKRLSSEAMRLLMEHNWPGNVRELESAIERAAVLSRGTETLTAEHFPYIREHAELLEQVEGPAQPVRLEDVEREHILTTLRRLNGNKSQTARLLGITVKTLRAKLRQYGVIE; the protein is encoded by the coding sequence ATGGCTAAGCTTTCCGTGCTCATCGTCGAAGACGACCCCTTGGGTGGCCGGTTCGTGCGCGACGCCATCCAGCGCCTGGGCTACGACGTCACCTTAGTGCACGACGGTGCCACGGCCCTGGAACTGGCCGGAAAGCAGAGCTTTGCGCTGGTGCTCACCGACCTGAAGATGGAAGGCGTCAACGGCATGGACGTGCTCTGCGGCGTGAAGAGGCTCCACCCTGAGACCGAAGTGGTGATCATGACCGCCTATGGCACCATTGACAACGCCGTGGAGGCGATGAAAAAGGGGGCTTTCGACTACATCACCAAGCCCATAGCGCCCGAAGAGCTGCGCCTGGTGGTGGAAAGAGTGCAAGAGCGCCAGCAGCTGGTGGCCGAAAATCGCTTCCTGCGTGCTGAGCTGCAAAAGCAACAGGCGGTGAGCACCCTCCTCGGCAGCAGTCTGGCCATGCAACGCATTCGCGAGACGGTGCAGATGGTGGCGCCCACTTCGGCAGCAGTGCTCATCGAGGGCGAAACAGGAACCGGCAAGGAGGTGGTGGCCAACGCCATTGAACTGGCCAGTCCGCGCCATGGCAAGCCCTTTGTGAAGGTCAATTGCGGTGCTTTGCCCCACACCCTGTTGGAAAGTGAGCTCTTCGGCCACGAACGCGGCGCCTTCACCGGGGCTGTGGCGCAGGTGAAGGGACGATTCGAGCTCGCCGACGGCGGCACCTTGCTCCTGGACGAGATCGCCGACCTGGACAAGTCCATGCAGGTGAAGCTGCTGCGCGTGCTGCAATTCGGCGAGTTTGAGCGCATCGGCAGTGGCCGCACTCTGCAGACCGACGTGCGCATCATCGCCACCACCAATCGCAACCTCCTTGAAGAGGTGAAGCGCGACAGATTCCGCAAGGATCTCTATTTCCGGCTCAATACGCTGTGCATCCGCATCCCGCCGCTGCGCGAGCGCCCGGAAGACATACCGGTGCTTGCCGAACACTTCCTGGCGGGTTTTGTCGCCCGCAATGGCGAGCGGAAGAGGCTGTCCAGCGAAGCCATGCGCCTGCTCATGGAGCACAACTGGCCGGGAAACGTGCGCGAGTTAGAGAGCGCCATTGAGCGTGCTGCAGTGCTGAGTCGGGGCACCGAGACCCTCACTGCCGAGCACTTCCCTTACATCCGCGAACACGCCGAGCTTCTGGAACAGGTCGAGGGCCCCGCCCAGCCGGTGAGACTGGAGGATGTGGAGCGGGAGCATATCCTCACGACCCTCAGGCGCCTGAACGGCAACAAGAGCCAGACCGCCCGCCTCCTGGGCATCACGGTCAAGACCCTCCGCGCCAAACTTCGCCAGTACGGGGTGATAGAGTAA
- a CDS encoding ATP-binding protein translates to MARQGARIREAARVSSDVATAEGAITLGAAIADFNQAMASITSAHRELSQRIAELDLQLAQRNAELAQSLNETQRLKTYLNHILDSMSNCLVVVDRLGTITLFNRAAERLTGYRAEEVVGRQYEEVFCACTSEAFTPLQVLRSAAGSSEGDKEILSKSGRRLPVKFAVSRLTTPQGDVLGAIEVFTDLTAVRALEEERRRVSVLSALTEMAAVVAHEIRNPLQGIAGYAALLSEDLPTDDVRYAMAQQIQEGVHRLDEIVNNLLLLVRPGKPALGPLDLTAFLRELLASCRRRLPPQSDVVVEDDLPARPVMTNADPLLLERALDNIVSNALQAMPQGGTLRISLTEDLPAQRRAWMCQILIADTGVGMSRATMDRLFTPFFTTKERGAGLGLAIAKNLISFHQGEIIVQSSEGRGTTVAVLLPVQRGVNG, encoded by the coding sequence ATGGCACGGCAAGGTGCACGCATACGGGAGGCAGCGCGGGTGAGTTCGGACGTGGCGACAGCAGAGGGAGCAATCACGCTGGGGGCGGCCATCGCCGACTTTAACCAAGCTATGGCGTCCATCACCAGTGCCCACCGCGAGTTGAGCCAACGCATTGCCGAGCTCGACTTGCAGTTGGCGCAGCGCAACGCGGAGTTGGCGCAAAGCCTCAACGAAACGCAGCGCCTCAAGACCTACCTCAACCACATCCTAGACAGCATGTCCAACTGCTTGGTGGTCGTTGACCGCCTTGGCACGATCACCTTGTTCAACAGGGCGGCGGAGCGACTCACCGGCTACAGAGCAGAAGAGGTGGTGGGCAGGCAGTACGAGGAAGTGTTCTGCGCCTGTACCTCAGAGGCCTTCACCCCCCTGCAGGTGCTGAGGTCGGCAGCAGGCAGCAGCGAGGGCGACAAGGAGATTCTCAGCAAGTCCGGGCGCCGCCTTCCGGTGAAATTCGCCGTTTCGCGCCTGACCACGCCGCAAGGGGATGTGTTGGGTGCCATAGAGGTGTTCACCGACCTGACTGCCGTGCGTGCGCTCGAGGAGGAGCGGCGCCGGGTCAGCGTGCTTTCCGCCTTAACGGAGATGGCCGCCGTGGTCGCGCACGAGATCCGCAACCCCCTGCAAGGGATCGCCGGCTACGCTGCGCTCCTCAGCGAAGACTTACCGACCGACGATGTGCGCTACGCCATGGCCCAGCAGATCCAAGAGGGCGTGCACCGCCTGGACGAAATCGTCAACAACCTCCTGCTCTTGGTGCGCCCTGGCAAACCCGCCCTTGGCCCTCTCGACCTGACCGCTTTCCTGCGTGAGCTGCTGGCCTCGTGCCGGAGGCGTTTGCCGCCGCAGAGCGACGTTGTGGTCGAAGACGACTTACCAGCACGTCCGGTTATGACCAACGCCGACCCGCTGCTCTTGGAGCGCGCCTTGGACAACATCGTGAGCAATGCCCTTCAGGCGATGCCGCAGGGCGGCACTCTGCGCATTTCGCTGACGGAAGACCTGCCCGCTCAGCGCCGGGCCTGGATGTGCCAGATTCTCATCGCGGATACCGGTGTGGGCATGTCCAGGGCCACGATGGACCGCCTCTTCACCCCCTTTTTCACCACCAAGGAGCGCGGTGCCGGTCTGGGTCTGGCCATTGCTAAGAATCTCATATCCTTCCACCAAGGGGAGATCATCGTGCAGAGCAGCGAGGGGCGAGGTACCACCGTGGCCGTTCTTCTGCCTGTCCAGCGAGGTGTGAATGGCTAA
- a CDS encoding PAS domain S-box protein has protein sequence MAHTAVTVVGPADENQHLVVLARTHAEGDLFRELVEGIADVVLRLSAQGVVEYCSPAIRKFAGYLPEEVVGRKVREYFADDREFKRAAAVLTRTVRTGGEAVFEFSLKAKDRAPLPVEVAVRAAGEAPRAESLLCVLRAISARKEKRAALQESEAKFRAITENLEVGIFRTSAGSNGRVLEANPALVAMFGFPSREELIGKRVQDLYIDPADREALLARLRSEGVVKRAEVPFRRYDGTRMWCSLTAVAERDRQGRVRYYDGMLEDITARKLAELSLRESEGRLRQVTEQVHAWVWEVDATGRYTYTNLLVSQVLGYTPEELVGKKYLGDLLYATKRPEYERSLLRLFDARAPMHDFVVPLRHKDGHMRWLLRNATPVFDKSGAFVGYQGADIDITERHQQEEQIRQQRSYLQALIEHNPLAIAAMDREGKVTLCNGAFERLFQYERAEMMGQSVDALLANAEQLDEAQELTRRVIAGERVHAVRRRCRKDGTEVDVELFGVPVMIQGAHYGAFVIYQDITQRKRAEEELVSSLKEKELLLKEIHHRVKNNMQVISSLLSLQSSYISDPRALAIFNDSQNRVKSMALIHEKLYQSKNLSRVDFAEYTKSLTSHLFDSYGVDPERITMDVQVNGIDLAIDSGISCGLIVNELVSNALKHAFPDGRKGKVTVGLERANGSYVLKVSDDGVGFPAHVDFRNTESLGLQLVNTLTDQLEGTIELSANGGGTTFTICFPDGTKRR, from the coding sequence ATGGCGCACACCGCAGTGACCGTGGTCGGGCCGGCAGATGAAAACCAACATCTGGTGGTCTTGGCGCGGACCCATGCCGAGGGGGATTTGTTCAGGGAACTCGTTGAGGGGATTGCGGACGTCGTGCTCCGGCTGTCAGCCCAAGGCGTAGTGGAGTATTGCAGTCCGGCGATCCGGAAATTCGCGGGCTATTTGCCGGAGGAAGTGGTGGGGAGGAAGGTACGCGAGTACTTCGCCGACGACCGGGAGTTCAAGCGCGCCGCTGCTGTTTTGACTCGCACCGTGCGTACCGGAGGCGAGGCCGTCTTTGAATTCTCCCTCAAGGCCAAAGACCGTGCTCCTCTCCCGGTGGAGGTAGCGGTGCGTGCCGCTGGGGAAGCGCCGCGGGCCGAGAGCTTGTTGTGCGTCCTCCGTGCCATCAGCGCTCGGAAGGAGAAAAGGGCTGCCTTGCAGGAAAGCGAGGCAAAGTTCCGTGCCATCACTGAGAACCTCGAGGTGGGTATCTTTCGCACCTCGGCAGGGAGCAACGGTCGTGTCTTGGAGGCCAATCCGGCGCTGGTGGCCATGTTCGGCTTCCCGAGCAGGGAGGAGCTCATCGGCAAACGCGTCCAGGACCTCTACATCGACCCTGCCGATCGTGAGGCACTTCTGGCCCGCCTCAGGAGCGAAGGGGTGGTGAAAAGGGCGGAGGTGCCGTTCAGGAGATACGACGGCACGCGCATGTGGTGTTCTCTCACGGCGGTTGCCGAGCGTGACCGGCAGGGCCGCGTGCGCTACTACGACGGCATGTTGGAGGACATTACCGCCCGCAAGCTTGCTGAGCTCTCCCTGCGCGAATCGGAAGGGCGCCTCAGGCAGGTGACTGAACAGGTGCACGCCTGGGTCTGGGAGGTGGACGCCACCGGCCGCTACACCTACACAAACCTACTGGTCTCTCAAGTACTTGGTTACACTCCCGAGGAGCTGGTGGGCAAGAAGTACCTTGGCGACCTTCTCTATGCGACCAAGCGCCCCGAGTACGAAAGGAGCCTGTTGCGCCTGTTTGATGCCCGTGCCCCGATGCACGATTTTGTGGTCCCTCTGCGACACAAGGATGGGCACATGCGCTGGCTGTTGCGCAATGCCACCCCGGTCTTCGACAAGAGCGGCGCCTTTGTGGGCTACCAGGGCGCCGACATCGATATCACCGAGCGCCACCAGCAAGAGGAGCAGATCCGGCAGCAGCGCTCCTACCTCCAGGCCCTTATCGAGCACAACCCTCTTGCCATTGCCGCCATGGACAGAGAAGGGAAGGTGACCCTGTGCAACGGCGCCTTCGAGCGGCTCTTCCAATACGAACGTGCGGAAATGATGGGCCAGTCGGTCGATGCCTTGCTCGCCAACGCTGAGCAGCTGGACGAAGCGCAAGAGCTGACACGGAGGGTGATCGCCGGTGAGCGCGTGCACGCGGTGAGGCGCCGTTGCCGGAAGGACGGCACTGAGGTGGACGTGGAGCTGTTCGGCGTGCCGGTGATGATCCAGGGCGCGCACTATGGCGCCTTTGTCATCTACCAGGACATCACCCAGCGCAAGCGGGCCGAAGAGGAGCTTGTCAGCTCGCTCAAGGAAAAAGAGCTGCTCCTCAAAGAGATTCACCATCGGGTGAAGAACAACATGCAAGTGATCTCCAGTCTGCTCAGCCTGCAGTCTTCGTACATCAGCGACCCGCGCGCCTTGGCCATTTTCAACGACAGTCAGAATCGGGTCAAGTCGATGGCCCTCATCCACGAGAAGCTCTACCAGTCGAAGAATCTCTCGCGGGTGGATTTCGCCGAGTACACGAAGAGCCTCACCAGCCACCTCTTCGACTCTTATGGCGTGGACCCGGAGCGCATCACCATGGACGTGCAAGTGAACGGCATCGACCTGGCCATAGACAGCGGGATTTCCTGCGGGCTGATCGTGAACGAGCTCGTTTCCAATGCCCTTAAACACGCCTTCCCAGACGGGCGGAAGGGGAAAGTCACGGTGGGACTGGAGCGCGCGAACGGTTCCTACGTGCTCAAGGTGAGCGATGACGGCGTGGGCTTTCCTGCTCATGTGGATTTTCGCAACACCGAATCGCTCGGCCTGCAGTTGGTCAATACCCTCACCGATCAGTTGGAAGGGACCATTGAGCTGAGTGCCAACGGCGGCGGCACGACGTTCACCATTTGCTTCCCGGATGGCACCAAGCGCCGTTAG
- a CDS encoding response regulator: protein MEPAARVLIVEDEVIVAKDMEAMLRNLGYAVCGIVRTGEQGVCRARDEGPDLVLMDIGLKGEMDGIEAARQIRAIADIPLVYCTAISDLATFQRAKQTDPYGFICKPFEEKDLRSVVELALHHGRRERQLKLMLRLFRATLSCAEEALLVADVKVEVVYLNAAAEALTGWSEQEAVGVPLRELLVSAPGLAIPEIATLAEEGLAGILPVAFSLFTRDARRVAVSGSIQALTDAGVIGYLLRLRHAQRVEHADTPGAAWDMAASRGPRA, encoded by the coding sequence ATGGAACCGGCAGCACGAGTGCTCATTGTCGAGGATGAAGTCATCGTGGCTAAGGACATGGAGGCGATGTTGCGCAACCTCGGCTACGCGGTCTGCGGCATCGTGCGCACCGGCGAGCAGGGGGTGTGCCGCGCCAGGGATGAAGGGCCTGACCTGGTGTTGATGGACATCGGGCTCAAGGGGGAGATGGACGGCATCGAGGCGGCACGGCAGATTAGGGCAATCGCCGACATCCCTCTTGTCTACTGCACCGCCATCAGCGATCTTGCTACCTTTCAGCGCGCCAAGCAGACTGACCCCTATGGCTTTATCTGCAAGCCCTTCGAGGAGAAGGACTTGCGCAGCGTCGTGGAACTGGCGCTGCACCATGGCAGGCGGGAGCGGCAGCTCAAACTCATGCTGCGCCTCTTCCGTGCCACGCTCAGCTGCGCCGAGGAGGCGCTCCTGGTCGCCGACGTGAAAGTGGAGGTGGTCTACCTCAATGCTGCCGCCGAGGCGCTGACCGGCTGGAGCGAACAGGAGGCGGTGGGGGTCCCGCTGCGGGAGCTGCTGGTTTCGGCGCCAGGACTGGCCATTCCGGAGATCGCGACACTCGCAGAGGAGGGGCTTGCTGGAATCCTCCCTGTTGCCTTCAGCCTCTTCACGCGCGACGCCCGCCGTGTGGCGGTGAGCGGTAGCATCCAGGCCCTGACCGATGCAGGGGTGATTGGCTATCTGCTGCGCTTGCGGCACGCCCAGAGGGTCGAGCACGCGGATACGCCTGGCGCGGCGTGGGACATGGCCGCAAGCCGCGGCCCACGAGCATAG